One Pseudomonas hygromyciniae genomic window, TGGTTTCAACATGCTCACCCGTGTTTGGGTTACGGTAAATCTTCACTACTCGTGGCGCGCGAGTCTTTGCCGGCTCGACGCCTCTTTTTTTAAGGTAGTCTGGGTCAAAAATCGCGATTATGTCACCCAGGTGTTTTCCATACTCCGACATTAATACCCGGAGCTTCTTCTCGAACTCCATTTCCTTCACAAGCGCTTCATTGCCGCTCAATTTTTCCAGCCGGACCTGAAGTTCTTTGATGGCTTCCTCAGTTGCGCGGTATTCGATAATGAGGGACATATTGTCTCCTTGGGTTGGGTTTATACCACTGAGCCGTGTTGGGGCTATGGAGAGGCTTTGAGAGCCTGTTCTAGATCATGCCTACCGATGTAAGGAATGCATAGCCAGCTAGGAAGCCAGTGCAAGGCCAGAAAGCATAGAATTGAATGTTGGCGCTCAATTGATTTTTCATTGTGTTCAAGAGGGTTAACCCTCTTCCTCCAAGCGATTAATTTCGATAATAACGCTCTGCATATTCTCGATCGCGGTTTCGGCGGCTTTTCGCGCCTTACCGAAGAGTATTTCCTTACCTTCAAGCAGGGTGTCCAAGCGATTATTTTCTCGACGAAGTTGCTTTGCTATGGAGTCGAAATCCTCACCCTCCGGTGCTTTTTGTCCCTGAAGTTTAAATTCCATTGCCTGGGTGTGCTTTGACATCAAGTCACGGACAACGCTACGTTGCCTGTCGCTTTGCTCGTCGAAACCGGTGATGCTGCCGAGAAACTTTACGACTGCTTTCGCACTGGCCAAGGCTTTAGGACCTACCTCTAATTTCCCTGGGCTTGTTTGTGCAGCTGCCTGGTCAGCTTTCCCTCCAGGGACATCATGATTTTTGGATGGAACATTGTCAGCATCTGCCTGGTGATCGGGAGTCTGTCCCGGGATATGCTCAAAGCTCTGCACCTGCTTCTGAAGAGAGCGCACGTCGCTACCTGGCACCTCGTTTGTAGTGTTTGCATCATCGACGACAAATCCTGACGCGGTGTTGCTATCCACCCCAAAGAGGTTAGGGCCAAAATCCATAACGGTATCGTCCTGGGACGTTTGCATCTGGGTATTCCTTTCAGTGCGGGCTTTGATCTATCAAAACACCTGGCCAGAAAATCCCAACCTTCATGGTTCCTCAGCGTATTTGGATTGCATTTTGACCTTAACCCGGGGTTCAAGTCTTTTCGCTATATCTACTACAAAGGCCAAGAATTGAAGATCTAGCCCTTCTTCAACCTCATTCATGATGTCGTCAGCAACACCCTCTGCCTCTCGCCCAAAATGCATGCCGGCATCAGCCATTTCGAAAAGCAATTGAGCTGCAGGTTTTCTTTCCAATGTATAAAAAGCCTCCGACTCTTGTTCTCTAGCTGCTACCAGGTTACGAGGAGTGTCAGGAGGCTCTGCATCGTCCTCGACTTCAAGTGGTACTGGAGGAGGCAAGGAACCCGATTTATCTGTTGGCGGGACTACCTTCTTGGGGGAACCAGTTGTTGCCCTGCCCTCTTCCCTCATATCTTTAGCTGCTTTACGAATCGCCCTGGGCCCGCGGCTACATAACTCTTGCTGTGTTTCTTTCTGCAGCTTGGCCACCTGCTCAGCCGCAGAGACGCTGACTTCGCCGGCCTTCACTGCATCCAGTAACTCTTGGGTGCCGTTCCGGACAACTTTACAAGCTGAGGATACCGAGCGAGGACTGATACCTAACACTTTAGCTGCCTGCTCAATAGCCATTTTAGCCGCTTCCAACTCTTGCCCCGCAGCTTTCTCAAGATCAACCGTTATGGCACTACTCCCGCGTAGGGAGGAAAGCTCGGCAGCAATCAGTGCACGCTGTGCAATAGTGAGCTGCCGGCGATACAGGTTGAGGGAGAGGACGTAACCCAGGGCATCATCTCCCGTGAACTCCTCTCTCATGGGTTCGATCAGCAGATCCTTGCAAACTCGATAGCGATTACGGCCATCAAGGATCTTCCCTTCGTAAAGAACGATCGGCTCGCGCTGCCCGTTAGCATCGATGTCATCAAGCAAGGCCTGGTACTCATCACCAACAATTAGCGGAAACAGTTGAGCGTAATCGTGAAACTCCAAATCTACGTTTTGCATATGCAGCTTCTCGTTCCATGTTCTATCAAGAAACGATAAACCGGGTAAAAATTGGAATGACGCTTTTTCAAGTCGTTTTCACGTCTGATTTTGAGTGGCGTTGTTATCCGTCAGTATAAAATCCAAGGCAAAAAAAACCCTGCCGTTTTAAGCAGGGATTGTGATTGCCAATATTTCTGGAGAACATTAAATCACTATTAAATCTTCTCTTGCAGTTGGCTTATCAGTTCCTCAAGAGCCTCTTGATCTGGCTGTGTATCAACGAATCTAAGCGTTTTATCTGAAAGGACTTCCATGACACCCCACTTCAGTTCGTGTAAATCCTGGCCCGGCTCCGGTGGAGTCTCCCAATAGGGAAAGCTTCTGACTACATGAGGCGGAATCTTTGTGATCATGGCTGAATCTCAGTATTTTCTGTCAAGGCAAAGGCTGAATGCTAATCGGTGTATAAATATACAGTCCTGATTCACCACTAAAAACAGCGTCAAAAGTACGTCATTTCCAGCTCGTAAATGACTTGCAGAACGGCAACACCTATAAAAGTTGTCTCATAGCACAGCATAAGCTAGGGCCATGCCTACAGCAAACATTAGGACTGCACAGACCGTTTAAGACTTGACAAGTTTCATTAATTTGATGCTTTTTTTCAATTGCTCAGACCACCGGCGCCTTGATCCATCCAATGGTTCCATAGCGGCCTGGCTATCTAAAGCATAGGTGATTACCGGAATCTCTACCCCCGCAGCTAAAGGTTATCCATAAAGCAACTTGGTTAAACCTTAGGCCTATGCGCCAGGCTTCCGGCTAATGCTACACGCGTATTCCATCCAGGGCAGCATATCGACATACAGATCTGGTTACTCAAATCTGAAGTCGAGGTCGTTTACTGGCAGGCATTCATAGCCACCTTAGGGCTAAGCCAACCTTGCCTGTATGCCTCTGCCATCGCCACTTTGAGCTCTGGGATAGATGAGATATCACAAGACACCGTGGGTTTCTTGCCCCCATGGTCTGTGGGCAGTTCCAAGATCACCTGCAGGGGGTCGTTCAGCGAGACCTGGAATCTTATGCTCGGAAGACCGGCGAAGGTCACACAAATCTTCGCCTGGTGCAGTTCGGCGTAAGCTTGCCGTGCCTCCCCTTCATGCTCATACGCCAGAGAGACGTGGTGTTTGGTTGAATTGGTCATAAATAATCCCTGGCGTTTGGTCTACGCAAATTTGCGTGACGCTTAGTGCTTTGTTTTGGGCCCTCGCCTCGTTGCGTATGAACCGATCTTCACTGCTCAGCATGTGTATCCGAGCAGGAGCAGAGCACTTCAGCCAGTGTTCTGCTATCACTGAAAACAACTCGATACGGCTCAGGCCGAGCAAATGCTCAGGCTCGATCTTGGGTAGCTGTTCGAAGGTGGTGAATCGAGTTTGCGGTTGCACCACTCTGTGTTTTGGTTGCGCGACTGCGGTTGCCATATATCCCTATCTCGAAGTCTAAAAACCATATTCTGTCATGGCACTTTGCCTTCGTGTTCATGTTTTCAGACTGAATTATCGTCTGAAATATGCAGTTACAATGGTTTTGAGAATCATTCACTAGAGATCAGAGAACGGTCAATTCCCTTTAGAAAGGTCTCAAACTGTTCGGCTAAGCGTTTAGCATCAACGGATTTTTCGCAGCGAACCTCAACTTTTTTCCCTTCAACACGAACTCGACCTATCCCGCTGATCTCGGTATCGGTGAACTTGTTAGTCGGATTTTTCTGGTTCAGGGCTGCAATTTCCTTAGCCAGCCACCTCAGTGCGTGCTCCTGACTCCACTTTTGATCTCTCATTGCAGTTACAGCTTTAAGAAGTAATTCTGGAGCTGTACTGCTGAACTGAACAAAATCTTTAGCCCATTTTCCGCCGATCAGCGACGGTATCTCGTCCAGAATCAGACGTACCGCTTTCGGAAGCTCCATAAGCAGCAGGCATCTACTAATCACCGAGTGATTTACCCCTACTCTCCTTCCCAAACTTCGAATCGAACGCTCACCTTTTGATTCCAATATCGAAGAATAAGATTTTCCTCGCTCGTATTCAGTGAGTGTTTCCTGGCCTTCGTTGTCCGTCAGTGCCAGGATTTGTGCCATAGAGTCATCCAACTCGCGCACATGTGAGGTAATAGTATCCCGGCCTAGTAGTTTGTGAGCCCTCCATCTACGCTCACCTCCAATTAGCTCAAAAGATCCATCTCCTAATGGCCTGACAGTAATAGGCTTGACCAAGCCAACTGATGCAATGGAGTTGGCGAGTTCCTCAATTGCAGTTTCACTGAACGTGAGTCGAGGCTGAAATGGAGATACACGTATTAGCTCTGTGCGAATTTCAGCGATCACCCCACTTCCTATAACCAGGTTACTGGTTTCTGTGATTGCCTGAGCATTTGCAGACACTACTGCAGTTTCGTGTCCAACCGGCGGATTGCCTCCGGATTCTGACTGTTTCTGAGCAAGCATTTCTCTTACCGAAACGTTCAAGTTGGGTTCTGGCAATTCTGCTGGCGCTCGTTTTACTCCTGACATCCAGCTTGGAGCTTTTTTTGGATTACCAGGGAAATCCTCTGACTTAGCCATTTCTTCTCCTTCAATCAACCTTGGTCTTGTCCAATTTCCTTTCGGGTGGTGCTCGGAGCACCAGTACCCCAGTTATCTCAAGTGGTGCTCGGAGCACCAGTCTCCTGAAATGTACAGTGGTGCTCGGAGCACCATTTACTGGGATGCAAATTCTCGAACCTTTTGAAGGATCTCGCTGAATACAGATCGCATAGAATCAATGGATTTGTTGGTTGCACCCTTCCAGACAATCAGCGGGACACCTTGATCTAACGCCTTGCCGTAGTCTTCTGAATAGTAGAGCTTTTCCTCAGCAACCCGTCCTGGAAACAGATCGTTCAGAACAACTAGGTTGTTCAGAATACGTTTGCGGTTACGAATGAACATCGTCGGAATCGCCAAAACAACCGGAGAACGGCGGTAAGCCTTCGCGAAACGAACCATCCATTCATTCAATCGCATCAATGCGCGGAAAGAGAACTTATCCATCCGGACAGGGCAAATAACGAAGTCACTTGCGACAATAGAGTTTTTAGTCAGGCGAGAAGCAGTAGGGGCATTGTCAAAAAGGATGACGTCATAGTTCGACGTATCAATGCCCTCGATCTCACCGTTTCGCGCGCGCTCCAACCAATCGGCGTACCAGAAATCCATATTATTCTCGGCGTCCAACGCGACAACTAGATCCTCAAGATATGCATCAGCAGGGATAAGATGAGGACCGTTTTCACCGAATGGTTTCTTCACAACCTGCGCAAAATTCAACGGTTCAAATTGCCTACCTCTGAGTTCGGGGCTCAGCAGGTTACCGAGGTTGCCATCAACATATCGGTCTGGCGGTATACCCATAGTTTCAAGGTCAGTTCTTGACAAATCTGGGTCATATCCCAACTCACTTGAGGAATCGCCCTGGGGATCGTTGTCGATGATTAGAACTCGGAGCCCTTGCATCTGAAGGGAGATGGCCAGGTTAACCGTCACTGTGGTTTTGCCTGTACCACCCTTAGGAACAAAGGTCGAAATCACCACTTGTCGTGATAAACCTTTGGCTTGACCTTTTGCTCTGCGTATCGCTGCAATGTCAAAGATGTCACTCAACGTGTAAGCGCGAGTAGGGACTGTTCCGCGTTGAATCCTACGGATTTCAAGACCGTTTTCATCTTCAATATCTTGCAGGCGACGAGTCGTTAATCCGAAGCAATCGGCCGCGAATTTAGGTGGGTAGAGGAGGGTGGAAAAATCGGTGTAATAGACCGATTCCTCTTCAAACTGCTCGCTTGACTGCTGCATGAAATTCCCTGCATGTGTTGAATACAGGTCAATCATAATCCTTAAAGCTGCTTTTTCAAGGAGAAAACACGGTACAGGGCTTTTTTAGGCTACTGAAACCGAACCTATGCACGTTTTTTTGAGCATCAAGTTCGGCTTTATTTCGGTTTTTGATTGCTTAGCCCGAATTACTGTTCAGGTGAAAAGGGGAGGGGAGACTACTGTTCTGGCTAAGCGTACTGTTGTTGAGCCAGGGTACGGGCGCGTTTGAAGTCTGCGCTGATGTAGTTGACTGTGAACTGAGAATCAAGAGGATGCGATTCAACAATCACCTCAGTCGTCCCGTACCTGAAAAAAATGTCCTCAGATCCTAGGCTCGATTGATCGCCAGTCATCTCAAGCTTGCTTCGCAAGCCTTCCACAACCTCTTCCAGATGTAGCTTGTCTGCTTTTACCGTAGCTACGTCTAGCACTCCCTTTGCGTTAAAGGCTAACTGGATGTCAGTAATACCCTCCATATTGATCTCCCACTCCGAAAGATTGAGTACGGGGCCACCCGTGTATGACGTACCAATCTTGTCAATAATGGTGTAGTGCTGCTGAACGTCGATGATCGTTGTAACGCCTACGGATAGACTTGCCGGCTCCGGTGCAATAGCAGCCATGCTTATCAGATAGGCAGCTACACCAGCGAAAGCAGCAGTATTCATTGGGATCCTCCAGGTCATGTTCGATTGGGACATTTTCGCTTCCCGTACCTGAAGAATGTGCTGCTTTCGAACCGCATTAGCGTCTGAAAAGCGGGAGTCTCGATTTTTTGATTAACGCAGTCTCGAGCGTCATTTCTCACGTTCAGCAAATCAGCTTTTCACTTTTAAAAGCCTTTTAATTGTTTTTATCTTGTTGTTCTCTTGTTTTTAGAACGCTGCAGGCCTTGTATTACGGGGCTTCCAGAGCATCATCGACTACTAATTGCGGTAAAGCGACTACAGATTCAGGCTTTGCGACTAAGGATTACGGCTAATACGACTACAGATTCCGGCTGCAACGACTACGGATTGCGGCCGTTATCCACAGCCCAAAACTCCTAATTCTGTCTTGGTCTATCGACTACAAATTGCGGCTGAATGGGTGGGTCTTACCACGGCACCCAGTTTTTAGGTTTTGATTTCAGGACAATTCTCGCACTGAAATTGAACAGCCAGTCGAGATTTACTCAAAAAAACTCGCTAATTCACTGATTTATATAGGATTTATTTATAATAGGACCTGTACTGAATCAGTAGGAGCAAATTTCGCTTTCCACGCATCGGTCGGTCGAAACAAAGCCAATACGACAGCAGTAGGACCCAATCGACTACAAATTACGGCTACGTCTGTGAGCGGCCAGTATGTGTCGACTACAAATTACGGCTGCCCAATGACGGCTTGAAAGCCACCGGGTCGGGCATCTGTATCGGCTATTGACTACAAATTACGGCTATCACAATGGTCAATATTCGATCATCGACTACAAATTGCGGCTAATGTTTGTTCTCTGAATCACTCGATTGACTACAGATTACGGCTACTCTCTATCGACTACGGATTCTACGTATTGTGTAAAAGTCTAGATTCGACATCGCTGAAACGCCCGTATTTGTTAGCTTTGCGTTGGAGATCGCGCCGCGGGTATCGACTACAACGCATTCTCGATGTAGGGTTTGGCAACCTAGCGTAGGGCCAGTCATGTCCAATTTATCCAAGCCGAACAAGTCAGAACCAAAGCAACTCAGGGTTACTAAATCCAACACGTTGATTACGGCCTCGTATCGGCTAACACTCAACGAACAGCGTTTGATCTTGGCGGCCATTAGCAAGCTTGATCCCAGAAGGCCCATGCCTAAAAAGGTGTCGGTGTCTGCTGCAGACTATTCGGATATCTATGGAGTACAGCTCCGACACGCGTACGAGCAGATGAAAGTGGCTGCGGATGAGTTGTACGAGCGAGATATAAAAACCTTCGATGGATCTGGCATGGAGCGGAAGCGATGGGTTGACCGCGCTAAGTACCTGGATGGAGAGGGCAGGGTAGAGCTGTCATTTACGATCCACGTCATGCCATACCTATCGATGCTTTACAGCAAAGTGACCAGTTATGACCTGCGGCGTGTTGCATGCTTAGACTCGATCCACTCATTCCGCCTATTCGAAATGCTCATGCAGTTCCGCAAAACCGGTTGGGCATACATAGAGGTCGAGTCTTTACGGGTTGCGCTCGGTTTATCGGAGGCCTACCAACGATTCAATAACCTTCGCCAACGGGTAATCGACCCGGCCGTTGCTGAGCTCAAGGCGAAAAGTAATCTGGATGTTAGCTATGAGTTGAAAAGAGAAGGCCGAAAAGTAATAGCCATCAAATTCACCTTCTCCGACCTGGCACAGCTTGCGCTTAATCTAGAACTAGAACCTGAAGATCTTCCACCGCTTCCCGATTTTGACCACGAAGAGGAAAGTGAATGGCTGCTCAGTAGGTCGCTCGGAGAAATAGCTGAAGCCCAGGAAGCAGGGCTTCTGTTCGAGGTGTCTCCCGATGGCGCTGAACTGCCTAGCTAACAAGCCGTGGTCATTTGACGACCACTTGCTGCTTGAGCCGGCAGTAAGCGCGTTCTCTACTCAGGTAGCTGGAGGAGGGTAGTGCTCAGTTACAAGGGACAACAGTGAAGAGACTTCGACGCCAATGGCTGACGTCTGCGCTGGACG contains:
- a CDS encoding ParA family protein; the protein is MQQSSEQFEEESVYYTDFSTLLYPPKFAADCFGLTTRRLQDIEDENGLEIRRIQRGTVPTRAYTLSDIFDIAAIRRAKGQAKGLSRQVVISTFVPKGGTGKTTVTVNLAISLQMQGLRVLIIDNDPQGDSSSELGYDPDLSRTDLETMGIPPDRYVDGNLGNLLSPELRGRQFEPLNFAQVVKKPFGENGPHLIPADAYLEDLVVALDAENNMDFWYADWLERARNGEIEGIDTSNYDVILFDNAPTASRLTKNSIVASDFVICPVRMDKFSFRALMRLNEWMVRFAKAYRRSPVVLAIPTMFIRNRKRILNNLVVLNDLFPGRVAEEKLYYSEDYGKALDQGVPLIVWKGATNKSIDSMRSVFSEILQKVREFASQ
- a CDS encoding histone-like nucleoid-structuring protein, MvaT/MvaU family, whose translation is MSLIIEYRATEEAIKELQVRLEKLSGNEALVKEMEFEKKLRVLMSEYGKHLGDIIAIFDPDYLKKRGVEPAKTRAPRVVKIYRNPNTGEHVETKGGNHKVLKEWKTEYGQDVVESWRTQ
- a CDS encoding ParB/RepB/Spo0J family partition protein yields the protein MQNVDLEFHDYAQLFPLIVGDEYQALLDDIDANGQREPIVLYEGKILDGRNRYRVCKDLLIEPMREEFTGDDALGYVLSLNLYRRQLTIAQRALIAAELSSLRGSSAITVDLEKAAGQELEAAKMAIEQAAKVLGISPRSVSSACKVVRNGTQELLDAVKAGEVSVSAAEQVAKLQKETQQELCSRGPRAIRKAAKDMREEGRATTGSPKKVVPPTDKSGSLPPPVPLEVEDDAEPPDTPRNLVAAREQESEAFYTLERKPAAQLLFEMADAGMHFGREAEGVADDIMNEVEEGLDLQFLAFVVDIAKRLEPRVKVKMQSKYAEEP
- a CDS encoding replication initiation protein, translating into MSNLSKPNKSEPKQLRVTKSNTLITASYRLTLNEQRLILAAISKLDPRRPMPKKVSVSAADYSDIYGVQLRHAYEQMKVAADELYERDIKTFDGSGMERKRWVDRAKYLDGEGRVELSFTIHVMPYLSMLYSKVTSYDLRRVACLDSIHSFRLFEMLMQFRKTGWAYIEVESLRVALGLSEAYQRFNNLRQRVIDPAVAELKAKSNLDVSYELKREGRKVIAIKFTFSDLAQLALNLELEPEDLPPLPDFDHEEESEWLLSRSLGEIAEAQEAGLLFEVSPDGAELPS
- a CDS encoding ParB/RepB/Spo0J family partition protein, coding for MAKSEDFPGNPKKAPSWMSGVKRAPAELPEPNLNVSVREMLAQKQSESGGNPPVGHETAVVSANAQAITETSNLVIGSGVIAEIRTELIRVSPFQPRLTFSETAIEELANSIASVGLVKPITVRPLGDGSFELIGGERRWRAHKLLGRDTITSHVRELDDSMAQILALTDNEGQETLTEYERGKSYSSILESKGERSIRSLGRRVGVNHSVISRCLLLMELPKAVRLILDEIPSLIGGKWAKDFVQFSSTAPELLLKAVTAMRDQKWSQEHALRWLAKEIAALNQKNPTNKFTDTEISGIGRVRVEGKKVEVRCEKSVDAKRLAEQFETFLKGIDRSLISSE